In the genome of Cryptosporangium aurantiacum, the window GGTGTCACCGGCGAAGTAGACGCGCGTCGACGCGCTCTCGATCAGATAGCCGAGCGCCAGGGCACGCGGGCCGAACGGCGTCCGGAAACCGTCGTGCACGGCGGGCGTGGCCGTGATCCGCACGCGCCCGACGTCGTGGAACTTTCCCGGCGAGAGTTCGACGATCTCCCGGAAGCCCTTGCGGTAGAGCAACTCACCGGCGCCCTCGGGCACGACCAGGAGCGTGTCGGTGCCGAGGCGGCGCAGCGAGGCCAGGTCGAGATGGTCGGCGTGCAGGTGCGAGATGCAGACCGCGTCGACGTCCGCGTGCAGGGCCGGGTCGAGCGGGGCCGCAACCCGCCGCAGGACGCTCGCCACCCGCGGCAGCAGCACCGGGTCGGTGAGCACACGGACGCCCTCGGTCTCGACCAACACCGTCGAATGGCCGAGAAAGTGCATCGTGGGAAGAGGGGCGTCGCTGTTCACTGCCCCTCCTCCCCGCGGTCGGCGCACCTGCCACCACGGTACTCCGCGCGGCACGCGGAGCCGTGGTGGCCGACCGTCAGGAGCTCAGGTCGTACGCGGTTTCCGGGATGAACGAACCGGCCGAGCCACTGCACCCATCCGACTCGCCGGGGCGCTTGACCCAGAGGTACGCCGCCACCTTGGGGTCGCCGGTCGCGGTGGTGGGGTACTTCCCGAGCTTGCGGCCTGCCGGGTCGCACCATTCGCCACCCGCCGGTCCGGCGCCGTTCCGAGACGTGTCGACGACCATCTGGCCGCTGCCGAGCGAGGCGAGCACCCGCTTGCCGTAGGAGACCTCGCTCGAACTGGTGTTGTAGTTCGACGTGTTCAGCGCGATGCCGTCGCCGTACTGCCCGGCGCCGGCCTGCTTGGCGCGGCTCGCTGCCTCACCGGCGTCGATCCAGGCCGAGTGGCCGACGTCGTAGAAAACGCGGGCCTTCGGGCTGGCCTGCTTGATCGTCTTGCCCGCGTACTCCAGCAGGTCCAGCCGCTCCTGCTGCTGGTCGGCGGAGAGACACGTGGTCAGGTGCCCGAGCGCGTCCGGCTCGAGGATGACGATCGACGTGCCGGAACCCAGCCCGTCGGCGAAGTTGTTGATCCAGGTGCGGTAACCGTCGGCGCTGTCGGCGCCACCCGCGCTCGCACCACCGCAGTCGCGGTTGGTCATGTTGTAGGCCACCAGCACCGGCACCTTGCCGCGGGAGTGCGCCCGGGAGGTGTAGCCCCGCACGTCGCTCTCGACCTCACCGGGGTTGTTCGCGGCGAGCCAGTGCGCCTGCGGCTGTTCGGCGATCCGCTCGCGGATCACGGCCGCCCTGGGGTCGCCCGAGTTCGCTTCCACCCACTCGACGGCCTGACCCGAGGGGTCGACGAACAGCGAACCGAGCGGGCCCGCGGCCGGCTTGGTCGGCTTACCGGTCGGCGCGGGAGACGCGGGTAAGCCCGGCGGCAGCGCGATCGAGGACGGCGTCGGCGAGGCGCTCTCCGGCGTCTCCTCCTTGTCGCCGCCCACCTGGCAACTTACTCCATTCAGAGCGAACTGGGCGGCGTCAGGTGCCTTCCCCTGCGGGTGCCAGCCGGTGAACCGCAGCGTGAGGGTCTTGCCGGGCTCCAGCCGGACGCTGTCCTCGCCCGCACGGACGGTCACCAGACCGTCGTCCTGCTGCCACTCGCCCTCCCAGCCCTTCACGACGGCCTTACCGCCGTCGAAGGACCAGTTGACGTTCCAGTTCTTCACCGGGTCTTCGCCGGTGTTCGTGACGGCGACCTCGGCGGAGAAGCCGGTCGACCAGGTATGGCGCACGGTGTAGGCCGCCGCACAAGAATGGTCGGGTTCGCTAGTGGCGTTTGCGGCAACCAGGCTGGTACCACCGATCACCACCACGGAGCAGAGCGCGGCTACGCCTACTCCTGCGGTGAGGGCTCGGCCGTTCGCACTGCCGCGGCGGTGCCGAGCGAGGTACGGGCCGGCGCGAAGACCGGCCCGAGAAAGCAGGCCGGCACGTGGAGCGTCGGTCATGGACCTCATTTTCACGGTCACGACCACGAACGCCCACTGTCACAGGCGGTACTTAGTGAGGTGTTAAGGGACCACTACGCCACGGAGTGAACCGACCCCCTAGGGTTACACGGCCGATTCGGACTGAAACCTATAGACCACTCCAATTCGCTGTGTCGCACGTTGACAGCGGTGGCTGTGCAACCGGGACAGCGGTATGGGCCTTAATGGTCACCGCGACACCTTTCGCATATCACGGTGCGGTAACTTGGCATTCACCCGATTTTGTGGTTCTGTCTTTTTCGTCCGTTCACCGCGGACCTCGCGCCCGGCTACGCCGAATCCTGCCCCGGGCGACGAGGACTTCGAACCTCGGGCAGGAGCGGGGGACCCAACTTCCGGTGTCGCAAGTTGACGCCTTGGGGTGAAGCCACGCACCGCGTGGCCGGGCCGACTCAGCCCGAACCCGACAGCTCACCTCGTAGGCGTGGAGAGGGTCGGATATGTCTAAGGAGTCTTCCCATCCCACCCAGCTCAGCGCCGAAGGCTCGCCACGTGCGGGCGGACGGCATCGGGCGCCAGGGCGCCTGAGCCCGCTCGGTCGAAGCCTGGCACTCGCCGTGGCTGCCGGCCTAGCGGGAATCACCCCGCTCGTGGCCGGTGCATCACCGGCCCACGCGGACGTGAACTGGGATGCGATCGCGCAGTGCGAATCCGGCGGGCGTTGGAACATCAACACCGGCAACGGCTACCAAGGCGGACTGCAGTTCAGCCCGTCGACGTGGCGCTCACACGGGGGCGGTAAGTACGCGGCAGGGGCACACAACGCCAGCCGGTCCGAACAGATCACCGTCGCCAGGCGCGTACTGCGCAGCCAGGGCATCGGCGCCTGGCCTACCTGCGGCCGCAAGGGATACACCAAGAAGCGGTACCGCAGCAGCTGGTCCGACCAGGCCAGTCGGAGTTACAAGCGACAGGGTTACACCAAGAAGTACTCGAAGCGGAGCTGGGAGAAGAGCACCAACGAGTACACCGGGTACCGGTCGCACCGGTCCACCAAGTCCTGGCGCGGCGGATCGACCGAGAACCGGTCGTACCGCGGACAGGACGTACGGAAGCGCACCACGAACGCGGCACCGCGGAGAAGCGTCACCGCGCTCTCCCGCCCGACAGAGCTGCGCGACTTCGTCCCGAAGCGTCCGTTCGACGTGACCGCGCGTCAGACGACTGCTACACCGCGTTTCCCGAGCTACCTGGTCCGCCCCGGTGACAGCCTGGTGCTGATCGCCGTCGGCCACCGGGTGAGCTGGCAGTCGCTCTACGCGAAGAACCGCCGTGTGATCGGGGCGAATCCGAACGTCATCCACCCGGGGCAGAGAATCCTGATCGGATAGTGCTCGGAACGATTCGCTGATGACAGATCACCCGTGACGCCTGAGCCCCGGTCCGCCAGGACCGGGGCTCACCGGCGCCGGGCCGGGTCTACCCGGCTGACTCACTCGGGCTGAACGGGGGACTGCGGGCTACCGGACGCTCCAGCCATCATGGCTCTTCGCGCAGGTCGGCGGGTGGTAACTCGGCGGCGCTGCCGCCGGATGACCACAAAGGAGCGCCATGTCGGCCACCCCCGGCACGGTCGCCGACGAGCTGAGCACCTTGCTCGGTCGGCTCCATCGGACCCTGCGCCGCGCCGCCCGGAGCGACCTGCCGGACGAGCCGCTGCCCGCTGCGCAGATGGAGGTGCTGCGGGTGGTGCGGAGCAAACCGGGTATCGGGGTGAAAGCCGTGGCCACGGCGTTGGGCACTGCTCCCAACACGGTGAGCACGCTGGTCGGCGACCTGACCGCGGGCGGTTACCTGGACCGGTCCCCCGATCCGGAGAACCGCCGTGCCGTGCGGCTCACGCTGACCCCGGCCGCGACCGGCCTGATCGACGGCTACACCGACCACCGACGGCGCATCGCGCTCGCGGCGGCCGACCAGCTCGACCAGTCCGACCTCGACGCGCTGGCCGCGGCACTGCCCGCCCTCAACCGCCTTCTGATCCTGCTGGGTGGTTAGCGGGCTGCTCGCAGGAGGCGGGTGGGGTTTTCGGGGTCTTCGGGGACGTAGCGGGCAACGCCGACCTCGCCGATGGCCGGGTCGACGACCGGCACGTCCCGACGCTGCTCGGCGGCGGCCACCACCGCGGCGGCCTCCCGGGCGGTGAGCCAGCCCGCGGTCTCGGTGCTGGCCTCCTCCTGCCGCATCACCTCGACGTTCGCCCGGTTGCGCAGCGCCTCGATCGAGTCGTCCGGATAGAAGCACGCCCAGCCGACGATCTTGCCGCCGGCCTGGACCGGCGTGTCGACGCGGGAGCGATACGCGACCAGCGCCGCGCGTGCTTCCTCCGGGCGGATCGCGCCGACCTCCTGGTACCCGGCAGACGCTGTCTCCGCCGGCTCGGGGACGACCGGCAGCTGACGGGTCAGGTCGGTCGCCTGGGAGGCGCGCACCGGCTGGACCGGCTCGACGCTCTCCTTGTCCCACCAGCTCACCGGCGGCGTCGGTGCGACCGGGGGTGCCTGGGGCGCCTGGGGCGCCTGGGGTGCCGCTTGGGGCAGCTCGTCCGGCGGCGGTACCGCAATCGGCTGCCGGGTCGGGAGCGCGGGTACTACCGATGCGGGCACGGGCTGCCCCGCGGGCGCGGACGGGGCGGGCGCCGGCGGCGGCGCGGGCATCGGCGGCACGGGCACGGGCTGCGCGGGCGGCCCTGCGGGCACCGGCGCAGCGGGAGACCTCGGCGCCAGGCCGGGCAGCAGCGTCGCCGGGTGCCCGTTCGGGAGCGCGTCCGCGGTCGGGATCGTCGGCGCGTCCCCGACCCACGGCATCACCGCGTCGACGGCGCCCGGCAGGTCCTCCAGCCTGGCCACGGTCGGTGCGTCCCCGGCCCACTCCGGAACCGGCTCCTCCTCGGTCGCGACCGGCGACGCCACGGGCTCCGGTGCCTGCTCCTCGGCCGGCTCGGCGTCCGCGTCGTCGGCGGGCAACCGCACCACCGGCAGCACGACCGTGAGGTCGGTCAGCCCCGCCGCGGCGGCCTCCTCGTCCGAGGTCCAGGCGGCGCCCTCGTTCCACTCGGCGCCCCAGTCCTCGCCCTCGGCCTCGCTCTCGACCCAGCCCTGGCCCTCGATCCACTCGCCGGCGGGGGACTCCTCCTCCGGTTCGACCTCCGGCTCCGTCGGCGCGAGCAGCCCGCGCGCTTCCTCCGGGAGCAACCCGAGGTCGTCCATCAGCGGCCACAAGCCCGCCAGCGCCGCGTCCGGGTCACGCGCGAACAGCGTCCCGCGCACCCGCCAGAACACGCAGCCGCCGACCCGCTCGAGCACCGTCTGGCGCCGCATCTCCTCGGCCCACCGCGTCACGCCGCGGTAGCGACCGTGGTCGCACTCGATCGCGAGCCGCCGCCCGTCCGCAGTCGGGAGCACGAAGTCGACCCGGTGCCGTCCGATCGCGTACTGCACCGCAGGCCGGATTCCGACGTCCAGCAGCCGCCGCAGGACCGAGCGCTCCAGCTCCGACTCGCACGCCGC includes:
- a CDS encoding transglycosylase family protein, whose protein sequence is MAGASPAHADVNWDAIAQCESGGRWNINTGNGYQGGLQFSPSTWRSHGGGKYAAGAHNASRSEQITVARRVLRSQGIGAWPTCGRKGYTKKRYRSSWSDQASRSYKRQGYTKKYSKRSWEKSTNEYTGYRSHRSTKSWRGGSTENRSYRGQDVRKRTTNAAPRRSVTALSRPTELRDFVPKRPFDVTARQTTATPRFPSYLVRPGDSLVLIAVGHRVSWQSLYAKNRRVIGANPNVIHPGQRILIG
- a CDS encoding MarR family winged helix-turn-helix transcriptional regulator, yielding MSATPGTVADELSTLLGRLHRTLRRAARSDLPDEPLPAAQMEVLRVVRSKPGIGVKAVATALGTAPNTVSTLVGDLTAGGYLDRSPDPENRRAVRLTLTPAATGLIDGYTDHRRRIALAAADQLDQSDLDALAAALPALNRLLILLGG
- a CDS encoding glycoside hydrolase family 6 protein, with the protein product MTDAPRAGLLSRAGLRAGPYLARHRRGSANGRALTAGVGVAALCSVVVIGGTSLVAANATSEPDHSCAAAYTVRHTWSTGFSAEVAVTNTGEDPVKNWNVNWSFDGGKAVVKGWEGEWQQDDGLVTVRAGEDSVRLEPGKTLTLRFTGWHPQGKAPDAAQFALNGVSCQVGGDKEETPESASPTPSSIALPPGLPASPAPTGKPTKPAAGPLGSLFVDPSGQAVEWVEANSGDPRAAVIRERIAEQPQAHWLAANNPGEVESDVRGYTSRAHSRGKVPVLVAYNMTNRDCGGASAGGADSADGYRTWINNFADGLGSGTSIVILEPDALGHLTTCLSADQQQERLDLLEYAGKTIKQASPKARVFYDVGHSAWIDAGEAASRAKQAGAGQYGDGIALNTSNYNTSSSEVSYGKRVLASLGSGQMVVDTSRNGAGPAGGEWCDPAGRKLGKYPTTATGDPKVAAYLWVKRPGESDGCSGSAGSFIPETAYDLSS
- a CDS encoding MBL fold metallo-hydrolase yields the protein MNSDAPLPTMHFLGHSTVLVETEGVRVLTDPVLLPRVASVLRRVAAPLDPALHADVDAVCISHLHADHLDLASLRRLGTDTLLVVPEGAGELLYRKGFREIVELSPGKFHDVGRVRITATPAVHDGFRTPFGPRALALGYLIESASTRVYFAGDTDQFDEMDDLGALGLDVALIPVWGWGPNLGPGHLDPRGAAEATRRLRPRVAVPIHWGTLHPFGIGRWMRAHLIDPPRRYAQAVAELGLPTRILHTEPGCRVEPR